CCCGGATGCGCGACCGCTCAGGCCAGAAACAGCGCTCATGAGCGAAACTGCACGCCAGCTCACATGCGCGGCATCCCGAGCATAGCTCGCGTGTAACTGCTATACAGACTGATCCGACCTGGCGTGTCATACGAGCATTGCCTGCCTTTCGCGATGCCTCGTAGGCGAACTGATGCATCGGAGCGTGAGGAGTACGAAAAAAGAAGCCCATCCCGCTAGGGACGAGCTTCACACTCGTGGTGCCACCCTAATTAGGTAGAATAGCCTACCTATCTCATTACAGAGCACGGCCTGCCGGTAACAGGAGGCGATGCCCATGCCTTATAACGGTGGCTTCCGGCTCGGCCTACTAGGCGCCCTTCGGGTCCTTTCGGCCTGCGACTCCGGGGTCCACTCACCACACCCATCGCGCGGAGCTCACACCGTCCTCCGCTCGCTTTGGTCAGGGCCTGCGTGGCTACCTTCCCCTTCAACGTCTTTCAGTTGGCTCATCATTCAGCTTTGATCATATGAAACAACATATGACGGGAGTTGTCAAGAGGCGCCTCGGATGATATGTTATGCGTCTGTGATATTGTCCTCCTTGAGCGCGACTGAGATAATGTCCCCTATGAACAAGGGCGACATCATCTTGACAGAAAATGCCTCGAGTTCTTATTGAATGCGCTCCAGATGCTCTCGGCCGCGCACTATGCGCACGGAAACGCAAGGCGCACAGCCCTGCTTGATGATTCGACTGGAGAGATGGTCCGGATTGATCCAACGGGTGGTCAGTATCTGTCCATCGAAGAGCAGAAGCTGGACCGCAAGTATCCACCCAGTGTCGCTTATCAGTAGGCGGCCCTCGTTTCGCGCAGAAACTGCGGTCAGAATATGGGAAACCGGGGCTCGGGACAGCTCCACACGCTCCTAAAACACGTTCTCATGCCGTGGGTGGCCAATTGCAGTCCAGCGAAGCACGAAGGCTGCAAACAACGTGATCAGGGGGTGGATCAAGACGGTCCATCCCTGGATCGGCATGGCGCCTCGATAGCGAAAACCACGGAGGACATGCCGAAGCCACCGCGCCAATGGCTTGCTCTAGCTTACAGATGCAACGATTCCGTGCACGATTTGACTGAGGAGAAGGCGAGTGCGCGAGTCAGTCGCCATCGGACTGCAACTGATGGCCGAGTGGGATTTCTCGGCGACTACCGCCTTACTGGAACAGTGGCTGGCTGACCAGTCCACGCTTCTGGAAGCGAGAGCCGTCGCTGCCGCCTTGGCACACCCGCTGATCCTGCATGAGGAGCGACAGGCAGCAGTTGCGCTGCAGGGGTATACGCACCTATGGTTGCACTGAATATGCTGTATTGGGGCGGCGCGCGACCGGGCGCAGAGTGCCACTGGAGACCGTGCGTGACATGGATTCGGCGCGCCGGCTGTTCGCGCCATGATGGAGGTGTGCGCTCCAATGCAGTTTGGCGTGGATTTCGCCAGCTACTATCCTTGGTGGTACTGGTGGCTACGGTGGATCATCGTGGCTGTGCTGGTCTATCTGATACTCCGGACATTGCTGCTTGTGCCTTAGCGCCGGCGCACTGGCGTGTGGTACGCCATGACGCCCTGCATATTGCCTGCGACAGGCGGGTGCGTTGGACCGCACCCGCCATGTTTCGCAGAACAGGACGTCACCGCTGAGATAGCTCCGGAACCCGCACATGACGATGCAGGGTGATGAGTTTAACCACTTCCACCATGAGCAGCAGGAAGATGCTGATTCCGAAGACCTCCGCCCACTCTGTGGAGCCTAGGGCCACAACGCCTAGGGTCTTGCCTATCACTGGGATGAGGTGCGGCGCGAAGGCCAGGATGAACCCGCCGATCACCGATGCCAGCAGAGGCTTGTTGGATGTGATGCTTCCAGTGGTGAACATGCTCCTTCGCATGCTTCTGTAGGCGAACACATACACAAGCGATATTACAGCGAGCGTCTCAAAGGCCACTGTGCGAGCCAGGGCAATGTCGTTGTGCGTGCGCCAGTAGTGGCCGAACAGCACCAGGATGCCAAGGGCTGCTGAGGTGCTTATCCCTGCGATCAGGCCCATGCCCATCCTGCCGAGTATGGGTTCGGAGGCGGGCCGAGGCGGCTCGCTCATGATCCCGTCCTCTTTGGGCTCGAAACCGAGCACGATGTCGACAGGGCCATCACAGATGAGGTGCACCCAGAGGATCTGGGCGACCGCCACTGGGGCAGGCCAGCCAAGGAGCATTGCCGTGAACACCAACAGTATCTCTGCGAACGAGTTGGAAAGGGTGTATGATACTACCTTCTTGATGTTCTGGAAGACCACACGACCCTCTTCGATGGCGCCGACTATCGTAGCGAAGTTGGAATCCAGCAGCACAAGGTCAGCTGTTTCCTTCGCAACTTCTGTGGCTGTGCCCACCACCACGCCGATGTTCGACTTCTTGAGGGCTGGCGCATCGTTCACTCCGTCTCCTATCATGGCCACAACCTCGCCGCGATCCTGCAACGCTGCGACGATGCGGAGTTTCTGATGAGGAGATATCCTTGAGAACACAATCGCGTCCTGAACGCGCTGTTTCAGTGTGGCGTCGTCCATCAGGTCAAGCTCTGTGCCTTCCACGACATCCGAGCCGAATCTGTCGAGGCCGACCTCCCGGGCCACCTTCAGGGCTGTGCGCCTGTGATCGCCGGTGATCATCTTCACTCTTATTCCGGCCTTGGCGCACGTCTCCACAGCCTCTCGCACCCCCTCGCGGACTGGGTCTTCGATGCCCACGAGGCCAGCCCATGTGTATCCGGAATTGGATGCGCCGACCGCCTGTTCGAACTCCTCTAGGGCGAGATCCCCGGATTCAAGCTGGAAAGCCTGCTCGTCGCCAACGGACACCGGCGCATAGGCCAGGCCGATGAGCTTGAGACCGCGGTCTGCCCACGTGTCGGCCAACTCCAACGCGGCTTTCCGGCCTTCGTCAGAAAGCGTGCATTGGCTGACTACGGCCTCAGGCGCTCCCTTGAGAAGCATGAATGCCTGACTGCCGATTCGGTTGATGGTCTTCATGTGCTTGGTCTCACTGGAGAACGGCTCCTCGGCAAGGCGAGGGGACTCCTTGACCATGTCCTGGAATCCCGCACCGACCTTACCTGAGGAGTAATCCCAGAGAGATGTCTCAAGGGAGTCCTCGAGGTTGTTGTTCAGGGCTAGGATCTTCAGAGCCATGGTTTCGTCTTCAAACTTGGCGCTGGTAACCTTCATGTGGCCTTCGGTTAGGGTTCCAGTCTTGTCGGTGCAGATCACGGTCACAGACCCGAGGGTCTCAACAGCGAGCATGCGTTTGACTAAACCCTTGCGCTTCAGCACTTTCTTCATGCCGAGGACCAGGATCACCGTGACTGCGATCAGAAGTCCTTCTGGTATGGCTGCAATGGCGAGGATTATGGCAACTCTCACCATGTCGAGGGCGGGCTTGCCGGCCAATACGCCAGCGGCGAATAAGGCCAATGTGAGCACTATTACGATCTTGGTGAGCTGGTGGCTGAACTCCTCAAGCCGCCTCTGCAAAGGAGTCTTCTCCTCGGCAGTATCGCTCAGTGATGCGGCGATCTTGCCAAGCTCAGTCCTAGGCCCGATGCCGCTCACTTCCATGACTGCATGGCCCGCGAGTATTGTTGTGCCCATGTAGATGGTGTCGCCGTGACGCTTAGGAACTGATTCGCTTTCGCCGGTCAGAATAGCCTCGCTCACAGTGAGCCTGACGCTCTCGAGAATACGGCCATCGGCTGGGATCTTGTCGCCGGCGTTTAGGATGACTACGTCCCCTGGAACTAGCTCACGCACTTCGACCTCTCGCCTGACTCCTCCGCGGACGACCGTGGCGATGGGCTTCACCAGGCCCTTCAAGCTCTCGTAGGTTTTCGTGGTCTCATATTCCTGCACAAAGCCGAGGACTACGTCGAAAAGCACAACTGCCATGATGATGGCGAAGTCCTTGACTTCACGCATGATCAGCGACACTAGAGCCGCTGCGAGCACCACATACACCAGTGGGCTCTTGAACTGCTCCAGAAGTATAGAAATGGGAGAAACGCCCTTGCCAGACGATAGGATGTTCTCTCCATACTGTTCACGAAGGCGGGCGATCTCGCCGTCATTGAGACCGGCGTAGCTCTCATTGGATGCGGTCTGTGCGATCATCAGTCAAAGCCTCTCTATCTCACGATTAGGTTACGATTCACCTAGTATCTCCCTCCGCTCTTCCGCGGAGAACAGGGTGTTGATCTCCTTGCCCAAACGGGAGAAGACCCTCTGGGAGAAGACCTCCTGCCAGATGTATTGCTGGGCGATGAACACCACATGTCGGTTGCCAGTCCATACGCAGGTCTCTCCGGCGCTATCCCCCCCGATCAGGCACTCGCCGCCGTCACTCACGATCACGAGCGAACCACCCAACTGCTGCAGGCTGCTCTCTGCCTGCGGGTGGCGGATTGCGTCGCCGAAGTCGATCTCCGCTTCTCCCGAGAGCAGCGCTCGAACGCGTACACCCCGGTCGTGCGCCTCACGAAGTGTGGACAGGATCTCTACGAGGGTCCTATCATCGATGGAAACAAGCAGTTCGTGCTGTGTTCGGCGAATCGTCTCCCGAGCATGAGCAAGAACGGCATCACGTCCCTCGATGTTCCACACCTGATCCCGCGGGGTTGATTCACCGATCCGAATGAGGGTCTCGTGGGCGCTGTCAAGCGCATCCTCGTATCTATGGCGAAGCGAGTCGAGAAGCGCGTTCACCGGTTGCGGTGCATACCGAGTTGTATCTCCCGACGGAAGAGACATTATGGCGCCTCTATTGGCGAGTCGGCCCAGGGCCTCATACACCATCGAGCGGGGAATGCCAGCCTCCTTGCTGATCTGGTAGCCTGTGGCGGGGCTGTGTTGCAGGAGCGCCACGTAGGTCTTGGCCTCATACTCAGTGAACCCAAGACGAGCCAGCACCCCGGCGGCATCCTTAGTAAGCCCCTCGCTTTCCATACATATCCCCTCCCGAGAATGCCCGCCCAATGAACGGACAACGGATCCAGTGCAATTAGCTAATGGGCCCAGCAATGGGTGTTGCAATGGGTGTTCCAGTTACGAAACACTAATTGCCCCGAGCATAACTCCGCGCGCGCAATGTGTCAATAGTCCGGCAGGCGCATGTCCGGGAGGCGCATGTCCGGCAGGCAGAGTCCGGCAGGCACATGGGTTGCGGCGCTCAGGCAGCACTGGGGTTCAGCCATGTTCTGCAGGACTATCGCAAACCGAGGAGAAGATTACACGAACAGGCAGTAGCCGAGAAGGGATTTTCGTCTGGTTGGAGGCCATGCCAGTGGCCGATGTTATTGCTGATGCCAAGATCATACCCCCTAGACGTAGAAGGACAGTCATATCAAGACCACGCCTGACTGCGCTATTCTCCGAAGCCATCGACTATGGCCTAACCCTTGTGCAGGCCGGTCCTGGCTACGGGAAGAGCACGGAGCTTAGCGCATTGTTCGACTCCTATGCAGGCCCGAAGTTCTGGTATTCGCTCACTGGCGATGATCGGGATCCTGTCGCTTTTCTGATTGGATTGGCTTGCTCGATCAACTGTCGCTGCCCAGGCAGCATCGACTCACCATCCCTGGCGAAGGTGCTCCGCGAGGATCTCGACGAGGCGGCGCGGGTCATCTCCGGAGCAGTGCGGGCGGTTTCCCAACTGGATGAGCCATTGTTCATAGTCGACGATTTTGATCATTCTGGTTCCGACCCAAGGGTGGGGAGGGCCTTGGAGACTCTCGTGGGCTTCCAGCCCGGCCGCGTTCATTGGATAGTGGCCGGAAGGGAGAAGGTCGGGTATGAATGGGTGAGGAGGTTGCGAACTCGGGCAGAGGTACTCGAGATCGACGCCCATGCACTCGCCTTCTCCATGGATGAGGTGGAGAAGCTGTTTGCGGACGGGTACGGGATCCCGCTCTCTCCCGACGAAGCCAACCTCGTGCATCTGCGCACTGAGGGATGGGCGATGGGAATGGAGCTCACCAATCAGGCGCTCAGAAAGGGAGCGGCACTGGAGAGAATTCTGGCTGGTGATTTCTCGTCGCTTTCAGGCCTCGCCAACTACCTCGCGTGCGAGGTCCTTGAGAGGCTTGATGCCGAGCTTGTGGATTTCCTGGAGCGCACCAGCATCCTGGATGAGATCGATACTGGACTGGCTGACGCCGTGGTCCCCTCAGGACGTGGCGCTGAGCTATTCCTCAAGGCCCGCGAGACAGGGCTTTTCCTGTATGACCAGGGAGGCGCGGCGCGATGCCACAATGTGCTGCAGGAGTTCCTGAGAAAGCGGCTGGCCGCTCGGGCGCCGGAACTGCCTCAGGCGGGAGTCCAATCACGGGCCCTGCCCCCGGCGCAGCAGGCCCATATCGCAGCTGCACGGGTGTACTGCGACCGCGGCCACCACGAGAAGGCCATAGGTCATCTGATCGCCGCAGGCGAGTTTCATCCTGCCGCCCGTGAACTGACCCGCGTAGCAGACCGTCTGCTCTCTGATGGCAGGGCCGACACCCTCATCGGCTGGGTGGAGCAGATACCCGCTGATCTGCTTCAGTCTCGGCCCGAGCTGTTCGTGTCCCACGCTACTGCACTTCGCATGCGAAGTCGCTTCGATGAAGCCCTTTTACTGTTGGACCGGGCGGCAGTTGTGTATCGTTCCTCAGGGGATCGTGCAGCAGAGGCCATGGCCACAGCAGGGAAGGCCCAAGTGTATCTTGACACGGTCCAACCCGCCCCGGCAGAGGGGCTGCTCACAGAGGCGCTTGAGCTTCTTCCCGCCGATTCCCGTTTCGAACGGGCCCAGATACTGCGCATGATGGCAGAGAACAAGACGAACCAGGGGGATCTCAAGGGGGCGGTTCACTGTTCCGAAGAGGCGGACGCCCTGTCGGAGCATGCGGTTGAGAGCGAAATGGACATCCGCGTTTACCTGCGGACTGGGCGCATAAGCCTTGCACAGCGAGCCTTGGAGCGACGGATGAAGGCAGAGGAGGACCTCGGATCTGATAGGCCGCCGCGTTCACACAGGGAGAGCAGGCTCTTGCTGTCTCTGATCTACTCATTCCTCGGCGAACCGGTGCGTGCTCTCTCTTGTGCCCGGGAAGGCATCGCCCTCGCCGAGAGGCTCAGGTCGCCATTTGCCGAGGCAGTGGCTTACATGCGCCTTGGACATGCGTTACAGCTCAAACCTTTGATGTCGGTTGAGGACATGCGGGAGGCCCAGGAAGCGTACCAACGGGCCATCCAGCTGTCGGATGAACTGCATGTGGCCCGGGGCCGTGCTGAACCCCTGCTTGGCCTGGCGTTTCTAGAGGGTGCTTACGGTGAGCTTCCTAGAGCCGCAGCGAATGCGCGGGAGAGCATAAGGATATGTGATGAGGCTGGAGATGGCTGGTTGCGAGCGCTCGCGATGGTCTCTATGGGAGCGGCA
The Clostridia bacterium genome window above contains:
- a CDS encoding HAD-IC family P-type ATPase, producing MIAQTASNESYAGLNDGEIARLREQYGENILSSGKGVSPISILLEQFKSPLVYVVLAAALVSLIMREVKDFAIIMAVVLFDVVLGFVQEYETTKTYESLKGLVKPIATVVRGGVRREVEVRELVPGDVVILNAGDKIPADGRILESVRLTVSEAILTGESESVPKRHGDTIYMGTTILAGHAVMEVSGIGPRTELGKIAASLSDTAEEKTPLQRRLEEFSHQLTKIVIVLTLALFAAGVLAGKPALDMVRVAIILAIAAIPEGLLIAVTVILVLGMKKVLKRKGLVKRMLAVETLGSVTVICTDKTGTLTEGHMKVTSAKFEDETMALKILALNNNLEDSLETSLWDYSSGKVGAGFQDMVKESPRLAEEPFSSETKHMKTINRIGSQAFMLLKGAPEAVVSQCTLSDEGRKAALELADTWADRGLKLIGLAYAPVSVGDEQAFQLESGDLALEEFEQAVGASNSGYTWAGLVGIEDPVREGVREAVETCAKAGIRVKMITGDHRRTALKVAREVGLDRFGSDVVEGTELDLMDDATLKQRVQDAIVFSRISPHQKLRIVAALQDRGEVVAMIGDGVNDAPALKKSNIGVVVGTATEVAKETADLVLLDSNFATIVGAIEEGRVVFQNIKKVVSYTLSNSFAEILLVFTAMLLGWPAPVAVAQILWVHLICDGPVDIVLGFEPKEDGIMSEPPRPASEPILGRMGMGLIAGISTSAALGILVLFGHYWRTHNDIALARTVAFETLAVISLVYVFAYRSMRRSMFTTGSITSNKPLLASVIGGFILAFAPHLIPVIGKTLGVVALGSTEWAEVFGISIFLLLMVEVVKLITLHRHVRVPELSQR
- a CDS encoding helix-turn-helix domain-containing protein, producing MESEGLTKDAAGVLARLGFTEYEAKTYVALLQHSPATGYQISKEAGIPRSMVYEALGRLANRGAIMSLPSGDTTRYAPQPVNALLDSLRHRYEDALDSAHETLIRIGESTPRDQVWNIEGRDAVLAHARETIRRTQHELLVSIDDRTLVEILSTLREAHDRGVRVRALLSGEAEIDFGDAIRHPQAESSLQQLGGSLVIVSDGGECLIGGDSAGETCVWTGNRHVVFIAQQYIWQEVFSQRVFSRLGKEINTLFSAEERREILGES
- a CDS encoding BTAD domain-containing putative transcriptional regulator — its product is MADVIADAKIIPPRRRRTVISRPRLTALFSEAIDYGLTLVQAGPGYGKSTELSALFDSYAGPKFWYSLTGDDRDPVAFLIGLACSINCRCPGSIDSPSLAKVLREDLDEAARVISGAVRAVSQLDEPLFIVDDFDHSGSDPRVGRALETLVGFQPGRVHWIVAGREKVGYEWVRRLRTRAEVLEIDAHALAFSMDEVEKLFADGYGIPLSPDEANLVHLRTEGWAMGMELTNQALRKGAALERILAGDFSSLSGLANYLACEVLERLDAELVDFLERTSILDEIDTGLADAVVPSGRGAELFLKARETGLFLYDQGGAARCHNVLQEFLRKRLAARAPELPQAGVQSRALPPAQQAHIAAARVYCDRGHHEKAIGHLIAAGEFHPAARELTRVADRLLSDGRADTLIGWVEQIPADLLQSRPELFVSHATALRMRSRFDEALLLLDRAAVVYRSSGDRAAEAMATAGKAQVYLDTVQPAPAEGLLTEALELLPADSRFERAQILRMMAENKTNQGDLKGAVHCSEEADALSEHAVESEMDIRVYLRTGRISLAQRALERRMKAEEDLGSDRPPRSHRESRLLLSLIYSFLGEPVRALSCAREGIALAERLRSPFAEAVAYMRLGHALQLKPLMSVEDMREAQEAYQRAIQLSDELHVARGRAEPLLGLAFLEGAYGELPRAAANARESIRICDEAGDGWLRALAMVSMGAAFFYHREYEHALEWFHRSEAVFEECGDTYGVCVSLLWQAIALLPAHAASATFADTSRALFGLMQTHAYEFLTARPTFLGPKDPNVFVPVLLEARRLDVRPEYVSWLMASLGLSRVESHPGYTLYVRTLGQFRVFRGRDDVGLRDFKREKAVRLLQYLITFRRELVPKERILETLWPGLDYETANRDFKVALNALSNALEPSRPARGSSFYIVRQGDAYGLNLASSYWIDAEEFESLMSKGNLLNDRSPADALEVYRRGFELYEGDYLAGLLYEDWCSVERERVLSLYLRSASKYARLLAEGGHYEECIHVCERLISRDNCWEEAYRLLMLCHFKLGSRSAAVRAYERCVDRLEHDLGVVPMPSTKELYRRILGT